In Desulfovibrio sp. 86, the following proteins share a genomic window:
- a CDS encoding DotH/IcmK family type IV secretion protein: protein MKQTHFYCLLPALTMLLWGFPAGAAEQAPAPPAPVIGQQGIVLGQPEMQRPAAAPLPPAAALPATPAAPAAPPAQAATPAVQAEAKKQPDVQTLFQESLRQMMPLDDSQIQEYRKHSDQRERALLPVSPALASRTVRVSLEPGTAPIKVFTTANIATSLLIHDSTGQPWPITSVTNGGPHFFQVLRPELPDGNLLNIMPTQSYGTTTIVVTLDKQDIPLVIRLESDSVRGPERRADALVLFQIAQHGPRAKPPVIQDIKETVNSAMLAFLDHVPPTGAVRVRMEPRLDKVQVWKLGEAHYIRTNHSMMWPAWSAVVHGAGSMKCYEVPVTSRVMLSIDGKIQTLVLKDAASGEVKP, encoded by the coding sequence GTGAAACAAACACATTTTTATTGCCTGCTCCCGGCACTGACCATGCTGCTGTGGGGCTTTCCGGCAGGGGCTGCGGAACAAGCTCCCGCACCTCCGGCACCCGTAATCGGCCAACAAGGGATTGTCCTTGGGCAACCGGAAATGCAGCGGCCTGCCGCTGCGCCCCTTCCTCCGGCTGCGGCGCTTCCTGCAACGCCTGCCGCTCCGGCAGCGCCGCCCGCGCAGGCGGCAACACCTGCTGTACAGGCTGAAGCCAAAAAACAGCCGGATGTCCAGACGCTGTTTCAGGAAAGCCTGCGGCAGATGATGCCGCTCGATGACAGCCAGATTCAGGAATACCGCAAGCATTCGGATCAGCGCGAACGGGCCTTGCTGCCGGTGTCGCCCGCCTTGGCGTCACGCACGGTTCGGGTGTCGCTGGAGCCGGGCACAGCCCCGATCAAGGTATTCACCACGGCCAATATCGCCACGTCACTGCTCATCCACGATTCCACGGGGCAGCCCTGGCCCATCACTTCCGTGACCAACGGCGGGCCGCATTTTTTCCAAGTGCTGCGCCCTGAACTGCCGGACGGGAATCTGCTCAACATCATGCCCACCCAGAGTTACGGCACCACAACCATCGTGGTCACGCTGGACAAGCAGGACATTCCACTGGTCATCCGGCTGGAATCCGACTCCGTGCGCGGGCCGGAGCGCCGGGCTGACGCGCTGGTGCTCTTTCAGATTGCCCAGCACGGCCCCAGGGCCAAGCCGCCTGTCATTCAGGACATCAAAGAGACCGTGAACTCGGCCATGCTGGCCTTTCTGGATCATGTGCCGCCAACAGGGGCTGTGCGGGTGCGCATGGAGCCGCGCCTGGACAAGGTACAAGTGTGGAAGCTGGGTGAGGCGCATTACATCCGCACCAATCACAGCATGATGTGGCCCGCCTGGTCGGCGGTGGTGCATGGCGCGGGCAGCATGAAGTGCTACGAGGTGCCTGTCACGTCACGGGTCATGCTCTCCATTGACGGAAAAATCCAGACTCTGGTGTTGAAGGATGCCGCAAGCGGTGAGGTAAAGCCATGA
- a CDS encoding DotG/IcmE/VirB10 family protein — translation MSVTSTEKKRRFFMFALLGVAVAAVIVIGSMMLFAPKKPPASANLGTARTDAVKGQAGGEGSEEYNKKLETHDQQKANSALAAGESFIPTPVGTKSPVVTRKPDTPPPPPPVTPPRVAPAQAPRTDNTLQKRMMEDLAALDAKLSGVALEQGKIVFVSDFSKDKTVAAPAAIAGGAEQPTGTAALALKPGDMLYAVIDTGVNSDVPSAVMATVASGKYKNARLLGKFQRFEERLVLAFTRVILPDGSDAQIEGYAVDPATSEASVASSVDTHFFSRWGGLVASAFLEGLSNAKKYSGSQSTIYGGMNGQTTDQMVWNTYSPADQAWIAAGKVGEKAGKIFEKGFDRPPTVYLESGTAVGILVLNVKAQSGR, via the coding sequence ATGAGCGTCACCAGCACCGAAAAAAAGCGTCGCTTCTTCATGTTCGCCCTGTTGGGCGTGGCCGTGGCCGCTGTAATTGTGATTGGCTCCATGATGCTGTTTGCGCCGAAAAAGCCCCCGGCTTCGGCCAATCTGGGCACGGCCCGCACGGATGCCGTCAAAGGCCAGGCGGGCGGCGAAGGCTCGGAGGAGTACAACAAAAAGCTGGAAACTCACGATCAGCAAAAGGCCAACAGCGCCCTTGCCGCTGGCGAGAGCTTTATTCCCACGCCTGTGGGCACAAAGTCGCCGGTGGTGACGCGCAAGCCAGACACACCCCCGCCGCCCCCGCCAGTGACGCCGCCGCGTGTTGCGCCCGCACAGGCTCCGCGCACAGACAACACCCTGCAAAAACGGATGATGGAGGATTTGGCAGCACTGGACGCCAAACTTTCCGGTGTGGCTCTGGAGCAAGGAAAGATCGTTTTTGTGAGCGACTTTTCCAAGGACAAGACAGTGGCGGCTCCTGCGGCCATCGCAGGCGGCGCGGAACAGCCAACCGGCACCGCGGCGCTGGCTCTGAAGCCCGGCGACATGCTCTACGCCGTCATTGATACCGGCGTGAACTCTGACGTGCCGTCCGCTGTCATGGCGACCGTGGCCTCTGGCAAATACAAAAACGCCCGTCTGCTCGGCAAGTTTCAGCGTTTTGAGGAACGTCTGGTGCTGGCCTTCACCAGGGTCATTCTGCCGGACGGCTCGGACGCGCAGATTGAAGGCTATGCCGTTGACCCGGCCACGTCCGAAGCCTCTGTGGCCTCTTCGGTGGACACGCATTTTTTCAGCCGCTGGGGCGGGCTGGTGGCATCGGCCTTTCTGGAAGGCCTGTCCAACGCCAAAAAGTACAGCGGCTCGCAAAGCACCATCTATGGGGGCATGAACGGCCAGACCACGGATCAGATGGTCTGGAACACCTACAGCCCTGCGGATCAAGCGTGGATTGCCGCTGGCAAGGTGGGGGAAAAGGCCGGGAAAATCTTTGAAAAAGGCTTTGACCGTCCCCCTACAGTCTACCTCGAAAGCGGCACGGCGGTGGGCATTCTCGTGCTCAACGTGAAGGCCCAATCAGGGAGGTGA
- a CDS encoding tyrosine-type recombinase/integrase, whose translation MGKLTVKFVEGVKATDKKAAYGDGEALELHVEPSVRKGCTKKWIARFRWEGKANNKTLGAFPDTSLAEARQLNAAFRAHLDQGLHPALFVPPQMARKAKAQKRNPDTPAPPDSPQHWTVKQYVEKWLKSDPNWSKNTIKTKSDRAQKYIVKPYGHMKLRDITHAVIEDCIRLLTESEKHAQAKKVAGVWKQLYEYAELHDKSLPNVAQNLGRYRKKRVKAKHHATLVEPAAIGDFVVRLEDYKPKYKGTKALPYTIHGLWLVLYTMKRPHEVCEGKWTEIDFEQKLWRKDAENTKTGLENDECPLSEQALKVLTELHKITGDFEYMFPGGAGNLHIVPETLRKLILEGLGYSVGELTTHGLRGMFSTTGNELGYNFEAVEKQLSHNIGNEVSQAYNHAKYLRMRRQVVQKYADWLHVQANKARKRKKQVSSEHDSTEQVDCIAV comes from the coding sequence ATGGGAAAACTCACTGTCAAATTCGTTGAGGGAGTAAAGGCTACCGACAAAAAAGCAGCCTACGGCGACGGCGAAGCCCTGGAGCTTCACGTCGAACCGTCCGTAAGGAAGGGTTGCACGAAAAAATGGATTGCCCGCTTCCGTTGGGAAGGCAAGGCCAACAATAAAACGCTCGGCGCTTTTCCCGATACCTCTCTGGCGGAAGCAAGGCAATTAAACGCCGCCTTCCGCGCCCATCTCGACCAGGGGCTTCACCCCGCCCTCTTTGTTCCGCCTCAAATGGCGCGAAAAGCCAAAGCTCAAAAAAGAAACCCCGATACCCCCGCGCCACCCGATTCGCCGCAACACTGGACAGTAAAGCAGTATGTCGAAAAGTGGCTCAAAAGCGACCCCAACTGGTCAAAAAATACCATCAAGACCAAGAGCGACAGGGCGCAGAAATATATTGTCAAACCTTACGGCCACATGAAACTTAGGGATATAACCCATGCCGTGATCGAAGACTGCATACGCTTGCTCACCGAATCGGAAAAACATGCCCAGGCGAAAAAAGTTGCGGGTGTCTGGAAGCAGCTCTACGAATACGCGGAGCTGCACGACAAAAGCCTCCCGAATGTCGCGCAAAATTTGGGCAGATACCGCAAGAAGCGGGTAAAGGCCAAGCACCACGCCACCCTTGTGGAACCAGCGGCCATCGGTGATTTTGTTGTGCGCCTGGAAGATTACAAGCCCAAGTACAAGGGAACGAAAGCCCTTCCGTACACCATCCACGGCTTATGGCTGGTTTTATACACTATGAAGCGGCCTCACGAAGTCTGCGAGGGCAAATGGACCGAGATTGACTTTGAGCAGAAACTTTGGCGAAAAGATGCGGAAAACACCAAAACCGGCCTTGAAAACGATGAATGTCCATTGAGTGAACAGGCGTTGAAGGTTTTGACCGAGCTTCACAAAATCACCGGCGACTTTGAATATATGTTTCCCGGCGGAGCGGGCAACCTCCATATAGTTCCTGAAACGCTACGCAAGCTGATTCTTGAAGGTTTGGGCTACTCCGTGGGCGAACTGACCACACACGGGCTTAGAGGCATGTTCTCAACGACCGGCAACGAGCTTGGTTACAATTTTGAGGCCGTTGAAAAGCAGCTTTCCCATAATATCGGCAATGAAGTGTCACAAGCCTATAACCACGCCAAGTATCTTAGAATGAGAAGGCAAGTGGTACAAAAATACGCAGACTGGCTGCATGTTCAGGCAAACAAGGCCCGGAAAAGAAAAAAGCAAGTATCCAGTGAGCATGACAGCACTGAACAAGTGGATTGCATAGCCGTTTGA
- a CDS encoding DotI/IcmL/TraM family protein, with protein MNWFKKKKPLPELATVDAEGTTAPTDVVENPSPDAPPAYNAETIIGGLGWYRSQYQRAMKLAVGLVLLLLVCIAVVVLLILKQPTPRYFAATPDLRLAPLIPLDKPVLTQQGLLNWVTETISNAVSLDFLEWREKLSNVRENFDDTAFKSFLASLGSSGILDMIKEKRLSVSAVVTRAPVITASGLVGGKMTWKVEFPLIVSYESSQGVESTQRLMATVLVARASTVLTPRGVVIQQVVLKRGDG; from the coding sequence ATGAACTGGTTCAAAAAGAAGAAGCCCTTGCCGGAGCTTGCGACGGTGGATGCGGAAGGAACGACAGCACCGACTGATGTTGTGGAAAATCCTTCCCCGGATGCGCCTCCGGCCTACAACGCCGAAACCATCATCGGCGGGCTTGGCTGGTATCGCTCGCAGTATCAGCGGGCCATGAAGCTGGCGGTGGGGCTGGTGCTTCTGCTGCTTGTCTGCATTGCGGTCGTTGTGCTGCTCATCCTGAAACAGCCCACGCCGCGCTATTTCGCGGCCACGCCCGATTTGCGCCTGGCTCCGCTCATCCCTCTGGACAAGCCCGTGCTCACGCAACAGGGCCTCCTGAATTGGGTGACGGAGACCATCAGCAACGCCGTGTCGCTGGACTTTCTCGAATGGCGCGAGAAGCTCTCCAACGTGCGGGAGAACTTTGACGATACGGCCTTCAAGTCCTTTCTGGCCTCGCTGGGCAGCTCCGGCATTCTGGACATGATCAAGGAGAAACGCCTTTCCGTGTCTGCCGTGGTCACACGAGCGCCGGTCATCACCGCATCGGGCCTTGTGGGTGGCAAAATGACCTGGAAGGTCGAGTTCCCGCTCATCGTGTCCTACGAATCCAGCCAGGGAGTAGAAAGCACCCAGCGCCTCATGGCGACCGTGCTGGTGGCGCGGGCCTCTACCGTGCTCACGCCTCGCGGGGTGGTCATTCAGCAAGTTGTGCTGAAAAGGGGGGACGGCTGA
- a CDS encoding AAA family ATPase, translating to MSNALQTFRDVLNGKGLIPAEIIADGKLHRCPTQAKPNKQNGAYIAHLDTPATLWWCNWESVEQGTFTDTEERTFSQAEKEALRQRQAIVKQQREDEFARRQAAAAQKAQSELNASIPCSPEHPYLQRKGIPPLGAVRQAPNGTLLIPVQDASGNVQTLQRIAPDGEKRFLTGGKVHGGHFVIQGKPEKAVAVCEGYATGASIHLACGYTVYVAFSANNLPIVAGAVRNAFPDKSILICGDNDEAGSNKGQEAAQAALARLVLPFFALGIGTDFNDLHESDGLQEVRRQLEASENHPAAVGSAPALVSLDMGEFLSMSIPERGLLLSPVLPVQGIGILYAPRGIGKTFVALSVAVAVASGGAVFDWRAPTPKRTLYVDGEMPATAMQSRLAALISGMAVPPHALKNLTLITPDLQPCPMPDLSTMSGQLALEPYLKGVDMVVLDNIATLCRTGKENEAQSWQVMQSWLLDLRRRGITVLLIHHAGKSGDQRGTSAREDIMDTVISLRRPREYSMAEGARFEVHLTKARSVLGDDAKPFEANLVTEGNALHWQIKVLEDVELETLKRLLSEGYSIRDCAEEMGKSKGAIQRLKKKLDGGN from the coding sequence ATGAGTAACGCCCTGCAAACTTTCCGTGATGTTCTGAACGGCAAAGGGCTGATACCGGCTGAAATCATTGCGGACGGCAAACTGCACCGTTGCCCCACCCAAGCCAAGCCCAACAAGCAGAACGGCGCGTATATCGCCCATCTGGACACCCCTGCGACACTCTGGTGGTGCAACTGGGAGAGCGTAGAGCAAGGAACGTTCACCGATACCGAGGAAAGAACATTTTCCCAAGCGGAAAAGGAGGCATTACGGCAGCGGCAAGCTATCGTAAAACAGCAACGTGAGGATGAATTTGCACGGCGACAGGCAGCGGCGGCGCAAAAAGCGCAGAGCGAGCTAAACGCTTCCATTCCCTGCTCCCCGGAGCATCCATACTTGCAGCGTAAAGGCATCCCGCCACTTGGGGCTGTGCGACAAGCCCCAAATGGCACTTTGCTTATTCCCGTACAAGACGCTTCCGGCAACGTGCAAACGCTGCAACGCATAGCGCCGGATGGGGAAAAGCGTTTCCTTACTGGCGGCAAAGTTCACGGCGGGCATTTTGTCATTCAGGGCAAGCCGGAAAAGGCTGTTGCCGTTTGCGAAGGTTACGCCACCGGAGCCAGCATTCACCTTGCTTGTGGTTACACCGTGTATGTGGCGTTTTCTGCAAACAATCTCCCAATCGTGGCTGGCGCTGTGCGTAATGCGTTTCCAGACAAATCCATACTCATCTGCGGTGACAATGATGAAGCGGGCAGCAACAAAGGGCAAGAGGCCGCTCAAGCGGCGCTGGCCCGGCTCGTTCTTCCATTCTTTGCCTTGGGAATCGGAACGGACTTCAACGATTTGCACGAAAGCGATGGCCTACAGGAAGTCCGCCGTCAGTTGGAAGCGTCTGAAAACCATCCCGCCGCAGTCGGCAGCGCCCCCGCCCTGGTGTCTCTGGATATGGGGGAGTTTCTTTCCATGTCCATTCCTGAACGGGGGTTACTTCTGTCGCCCGTTCTCCCGGTACAAGGCATAGGCATTTTGTATGCCCCGCGTGGCATCGGCAAAACCTTTGTGGCCTTGAGCGTTGCCGTGGCCGTGGCATCCGGCGGGGCTGTTTTCGACTGGCGTGCTCCCACCCCCAAACGGACGCTGTATGTGGATGGAGAAATGCCCGCTACAGCGATGCAGAGCCGTCTTGCCGCTCTTATCAGCGGCATGGCGGTTCCGCCCCATGCCTTAAAAAATCTGACGCTCATCACGCCGGATTTACAGCCCTGCCCCATGCCGGATTTATCCACCATGAGCGGACAACTAGCGTTGGAACCGTATCTGAAAGGCGTGGACATGGTTGTGCTGGATAATATCGCAACCCTGTGCCGCACAGGGAAAGAAAATGAGGCGCAATCCTGGCAAGTCATGCAGTCGTGGCTGCTGGACTTGCGCCGCAGAGGGATAACCGTGCTCCTTATTCACCATGCCGGAAAATCCGGCGACCAGCGCGGCACCAGCGCCAGGGAGGATATTATGGACACGGTAATCAGTCTACGGAGGCCCAGAGAATACAGCATGGCCGAGGGCGCACGATTTGAAGTCCATCTGACAAAAGCGCGGAGCGTATTGGGCGATGATGCCAAGCCCTTTGAGGCCAATCTGGTGACGGAGGGCAATGCCCTGCACTGGCAGATAAAAGTGCTGGAAGACGTGGAACTGGAAACACTCAAGCGTCTTTTGAGCGAGGGTTACAGCATCCGCGACTGCGCCGAGGAAATGGGCAAGTCCAAGGGCGCAATCCAGCGGTTGAAAAAGAAACTGGACGGAGGAAATTGA
- a CDS encoding protein MobC produces MNITAAQVKEIGLELARMKPAKVTLDGNRSLTVKETIFALAPTLERMKKRGFDTQEIAEKLHEKGIEIKPPTLAKYLNEFRRGKDKKKDTPPPPVQTEKAAPMSQPEKSARVSSGQFTVTPDMPLDEL; encoded by the coding sequence ATGAATATCACCGCAGCCCAGGTCAAGGAAATCGGATTGGAGCTTGCCAGGATGAAGCCCGCCAAAGTCACTCTGGACGGCAACCGCAGCCTGACCGTGAAAGAAACAATCTTCGCCCTGGCCCCGACACTGGAACGGATGAAAAAACGCGGCTTCGATACCCAAGAGATTGCCGAAAAACTCCATGAGAAAGGCATTGAGATAAAGCCGCCCACACTGGCAAAATACCTGAACGAGTTCAGACGCGGTAAGGACAAGAAAAAAGACACACCCCCGCCGCCCGTGCAGACGGAAAAGGCCGCGCCCATGTCGCAACCGGAGAAGTCCGCCAGGGTGAGTAGCGGACAATTCACCGTTACACCGGACATGCCGCTGGATGAATTGTAG
- a CDS encoding helix-turn-helix domain-containing protein, whose amino-acid sequence MQTFAPRGKIHGPILPQFVLETSLSFGAKIMYALLCNYASENDHCWPSQATLAVRLSCSVSSVKKYLAELAGAQLISVRREQYRSSVYYMLQPTTLKTVRHEAAKSDPQGTNPVCRQSDAACAQPNSGYINTLNKQREIQNPPLPPVPQMPPKVVPTPTRPAAGGGGSFLHDFEKAWELYPKKEAKGLARVAWQHLKRMGQLPALTELEASIRHFMSTENWQREQGRFVPQMGNWLKGQRWLDTSAPVAAVTTQEAAKTQQAVSAAQAMQVQHEADKARRKDELETLRPTFAAFAAKFHEKESPWHMPMAFGLWAYLHGKHMAPTPADVPDDNSLGIVAFLQAFKRRCEEAAWQQAHAHNPALNSFAGQYAAKAAPHNDTSLHHPLFSRRPPQEAFGRAV is encoded by the coding sequence ATGCAGACATTTGCACCCAGAGGAAAGATTCACGGGCCGATTTTACCACAGTTTGTGTTGGAAACCTCACTAAGTTTTGGAGCCAAGATCATGTACGCCCTGCTGTGCAACTACGCTTCGGAAAACGATCATTGCTGGCCGTCACAGGCTACGTTGGCCGTTCGGCTCTCGTGTAGCGTGAGCAGTGTGAAAAAGTATCTGGCCGAGTTGGCCGGAGCACAGCTCATCAGTGTGCGCCGTGAGCAATATCGCTCATCTGTCTACTATATGTTGCAACCGACAACGCTGAAGACGGTTCGTCATGAAGCAGCAAAGTCTGACCCCCAGGGGACAAATCCTGTCTGTCGCCAGTCAGATGCTGCCTGCGCACAGCCAAATTCTGGCTACATAAATACTCTTAACAAGCAAAGAGAAATACAAAATCCCCCCTTACCCCCCGTGCCGCAAATGCCTCCAAAGGTCGTGCCCACACCCACACGCCCTGCTGCGGGGGGTGGGGGGTCTTTTCTTCATGATTTTGAAAAAGCCTGGGAACTCTACCCCAAAAAAGAGGCCAAGGGCTTGGCCCGTGTCGCCTGGCAGCATCTCAAGCGTATGGGACAGCTTCCGGCCCTGACGGAACTTGAAGCCAGCATCCGCCACTTCATGTCCACGGAAAACTGGCAGCGAGAACAAGGGCGCTTTGTGCCCCAGATGGGCAACTGGCTCAAAGGGCAACGCTGGCTGGATACGTCTGCCCCTGTAGCCGCTGTCACCACACAGGAAGCGGCCAAGACGCAACAGGCGGTCAGTGCTGCGCAGGCCATGCAGGTGCAGCACGAAGCCGACAAGGCCCGGCGCAAAGACGAGTTGGAAACCCTGCGGCCAACCTTTGCTGCTTTTGCCGCAAAATTCCACGAGAAGGAAAGCCCCTGGCATATGCCGATGGCCTTTGGCCTGTGGGCATATTTGCACGGCAAACACATGGCCCCCACGCCTGCCGATGTGCCGGACGACAACAGCCTGGGCATCGTCGCCTTTCTGCAAGCCTTCAAGCGGCGTTGCGAAGAGGCTGCCTGGCAGCAGGCCCATGCTCATAATCCCGCCCTGAACTCCTTTGCGGGCCAGTACGCCGCCAAGGCCGCGCCGCACAACGATACTTCGCTGCACCATCCGCTGTTTTCCCGAAGGCCTCCGCAAGAAGCCTTCGGCAGGGCTGTTTGA
- a CDS encoding helix-turn-helix transcriptional regulator: MSQKQVESSIKRLLRIKEVLARLSISRSSFLEGCRTGRFPQPIKIGPRTTVWKAEDIDAFIENLGKQGADNE; this comes from the coding sequence ATGTCACAGAAACAAGTTGAATCATCCATTAAGCGGCTACTCCGTATTAAAGAGGTTCTGGCTCGCCTTTCCATCAGCAGAAGCTCATTTTTGGAGGGGTGCCGCACCGGACGCTTTCCCCAACCCATCAAGATCGGCCCCCGCACTACTGTCTGGAAAGCCGAGGACATCGACGCGTTTATAGAGAACCTTGGCAAGCAGGGGGCAGACAATGAGTAA
- the mobV gene encoding MobV family relaxase, which produces MSYLVLHMDKFKKEAVRGIQSHNNRERESHSNPDIDYERSGHNYDLHESASGNYAEAIQNRIDDLLLVKAVRKDAVHMCGLIVSSDSAFFEKLPPEETRRFFEESKAFLTEFVGAENVISAMVHMDEKTPHMHFLHVPVTPDGRLNAKEIYTRESLKKLQTELPRHLQSSGFDLQRGVEQEPGAKKKHLNTREFKQQQEALHSLEKETQAVNAELVQRQREESALQERLQSIERQAQEAEKMLSEQTDIPKASMLNFKSVLEAAQGIIEHQKKALAAKGIVDAQNEKLKADNEKLQAQAKELHDKVLGIELQHAEERQKINASIRSLNNTNQNLLARLEETEKFFRWNTDASMMRDEYEREQRQEAQRKAAEQKRLLEEIKQQERQQQADKERQAKELEQQKAAELERQRAEREQQRAQSLERRPRGMGMGR; this is translated from the coding sequence ATGTCCTATCTCGTTTTACACATGGATAAATTCAAAAAAGAAGCTGTGCGCGGCATCCAGAGCCACAACAACCGGGAGCGAGAAAGTCATTCCAACCCGGATATTGATTATGAGCGCAGCGGCCACAACTACGATCTGCACGAATCCGCCTCTGGAAACTACGCCGAGGCCATCCAGAATCGCATTGACGACCTCTTATTGGTGAAGGCCGTGCGGAAAGACGCCGTGCATATGTGCGGCCTCATCGTGTCCTCTGACAGCGCGTTTTTTGAAAAGCTCCCCCCGGAAGAAACCAGGCGTTTCTTTGAGGAAAGCAAAGCCTTCCTTACGGAGTTTGTCGGCGCGGAAAACGTCATTTCCGCAATGGTCCACATGGATGAAAAAACGCCGCACATGCACTTCCTGCATGTTCCGGTGACGCCGGACGGCCGACTGAACGCTAAGGAAATCTACACACGGGAAAGTCTGAAAAAGCTGCAAACCGAGTTGCCCCGGCATCTGCAAAGCAGTGGGTTTGATTTGCAGCGCGGCGTCGAGCAGGAGCCGGGAGCGAAGAAAAAACATCTGAACACTCGTGAATTCAAACAGCAGCAGGAGGCGCTTCATAGTCTGGAAAAAGAAACCCAGGCCGTGAACGCTGAACTGGTACAGCGCCAGCGGGAGGAGTCCGCATTGCAGGAGCGTTTGCAGTCCATTGAACGGCAAGCCCAGGAAGCGGAAAAAATGCTCTCCGAGCAAACGGACATTCCCAAGGCGTCAATGCTCAATTTCAAATCCGTGCTGGAAGCTGCCCAAGGGATAATCGAACACCAGAAAAAGGCATTGGCGGCAAAGGGCATCGTGGACGCGCAGAATGAAAAGCTGAAAGCCGATAACGAGAAATTGCAAGCCCAAGCCAAGGAGCTACACGACAAAGTTCTTGGCATTGAACTGCAGCATGCCGAAGAACGCCAGAAAATCAACGCGAGCATCCGAAGTTTGAACAACACCAATCAGAACCTTCTCGCCCGCCTGGAAGAAACCGAGAAGTTTTTCCGCTGGAATACAGACGCCAGTATGATGCGCGATGAATACGAGCGGGAGCAGCGGCAGGAAGCGCAACGGAAAGCGGCAGAGCAAAAACGGCTGCTCGAAGAAATCAAACAGCAGGAGCGCCAGCAGCAAGCGGATAAAGAGCGCCAAGCTAAAGAGCTTGAGCAGCAAAAAGCCGCAGAGCTTGAGCGGCAGCGGGCAGAACGCGAACAGCAGAGAGCGCAGTCATTGGAACGGAGGCCGCGCGGTATGGGCATGGGCCGTTGA